One segment of Hyla sarda isolate aHylSar1 chromosome 1 unlocalized genomic scaffold, aHylSar1.hap1 SUPER_1_unloc_15, whole genome shotgun sequence DNA contains the following:
- the LOC130298003 gene encoding oocyte zinc finger protein XlCOF7.1-like, with the protein MDKDRNETTKRILHFTLEILHLLTGEDYTIVKKTWGECVAPSSHLHESGGRSRARGNIMEPPPHSLIHEKKILELIHRITELLTREVPIRCQDVAVYFSMEEWEYVEGHKDLYQDIVMMEDHRPLTSQDGVIDRNPPERCPRPLYSQDCPEGNVPEKHQGGDLTNNKVEDEEERMRGHHPCMREVKEEIPGGVTPENPIKNPERKVMLSLNDKGEDGEIMERPSGEDGEIMERSSGQDGEIMERPSGEDGEIMERSSGEDGEIMERSSGQDGEIMERSSGEDLLTPNVHPDLSYNNPPDYGEPSPHQSHIVITRTEENGEKGFHCDECGKYFQKILGLIKHKQSHERMKPYLCSECGKCFTDKPTLVRHARIHTGEKPYSCSECGKRFTDRSHLITHRRIHTGENLHSCSECGKCCLTKSHLVIHKRSHTGERPYTCSECGKNYTQKSHLVMHERSHTGEKPYSCSECGKCFSYKSHLVTHMRLHTGEMPFSCSECGKCFSDKANFGKHVRSHTGVKPYSCSECGKCFMKKTNFVKHERSHTGN; encoded by the exons gattacaccatagtgaagaagacatggggggagtgtgtggcccccagcagccatctccatgAGTCAGGAGGACGGAGCAGGGCCCGGGGCAACATCATGGAGCCTCCACCTCACTCACTGATACATGAGAAGAAAATCCTGGAACTCAtccacaggatcactgagctgctgactagagag gttcctataaggtgtcaggatgtggcggtctatttctccatggaggagtgggagtatgtagaaggacacaaggatctgtaccaggacatagtcatgatggaggatcaccggcccctcacatcacaag atggagtcattgatagaaatccacccgagaggtgtccccgccctctgtattcccaggactgtccagagggaaatgtcccagagaagcatcag gggggagatctgactaataataaagtggaggatgaagaagagaggatgaggggccatcacccgtgtatgagggaagtgaaggaggaaattccaggaggtgttaccccag aaaatcccattaaaaaccCTGAGCGAAAAGTCATGTTATCCCTGAATGataaaggagaagatggagagatcatggagcgcccctcaggagaagatggagagatcatggagcgctcctcaggacaagatggagagatcatggagcgcccctcaggagaagatggagagattatggagcgctcctcaggagaagatggagagatcatggagcgctcctcaggacaagatggagagatcatggagcgctcctcaggagaagacctccttacccctaatgtccatccagatctatcatataataatcCCCCTGATTATGGGGAACCGTCTCCTCACCAATCACACATTGTTATCACAAGGACAGAGGAGAACggggaaaaaggttttcactgtgaTGAATGTGGAAAATATTTCCAAAAAATTTTAGGTCTTATTAAACACAAACAAAGTCATGAAAGAATGAAGCCATAtctgtgttcagaatgtgggaaatgttttacagataAACCAACTCTTGTTAGACAtgcaagaattcacacaggagagaaaccatattcatgttcagaatgtgggaaacgttttACAGATAGGTCACATCTGATTACACAtagaagaattcacacaggagagaatctacattcatgttcagaatgtgggaaatgttgtttaacaaaatcacatcttgttatacataagagaagtcacacaggagagaggccatatacatgttcagaatgtgggaaaaattatacacaaaaatcacatcttgttatgcatgaaagaagtcacacaggagagaagccatattcatgttcagaatgtgggaaatgcttttcATACAAATCGCACCTTGTTACACACATGAGacttcacacaggagagatgccattttcatgttcagaatgtgggaaatgcttttcAGATAAAGCAAATTTTGGTAAGCATGTGAGAAGCCACACAGGTGTGaaaccgtattcatgttcagaatgtgggaaatgctttatgAAGAAAACTAATTTTGTtaaacatgagagaagtcacacagggaaTTAG